A genome region from Leptospira saintgironsiae includes the following:
- a CDS encoding type II toxin-antitoxin system PemK/MazF family toxin, whose product MVVSQYEVYLINLDPTIGHEIKKSRPCVIISPNEMNKFISTVIIAPMTTKSHAYPTRIELTFQSKKGWIVLDQIRTVDKVRLIKKLGKIESKTVTKVKQVIQEMLVD is encoded by the coding sequence ATGGTAGTTTCTCAATACGAAGTTTATCTGATTAACTTAGATCCAACAATCGGACATGAAATCAAAAAATCAAGACCGTGTGTTATAATATCACCGAATGAAATGAATAAGTTCATTAGTACGGTTATTATTGCACCGATGACTACCAAATCTCATGCATATCCAACAAGAATTGAGTTAACGTTTCAAAGTAAGAAGGGTTGGATAGTTTTAGATCAAATCCGAACAGTTGATAAGGTTCGTTTGATTAAAAAGCTCGGTAAGATTGAATCAAAGACTGTTACCAAAGTTAAACAAGTTATCCAAGAAATGCTGGTAGACTAA
- a CDS encoding AbrB/MazE/SpoVT family DNA-binding domain-containing protein has protein sequence MRASVVKIGNSKGIRIPKAVLEECHIEEEVDLLIDKNKIIIVPLKAKPRDGWEKQFKVMSERKEDKLLIPDSINLSAKDWEW, from the coding sequence ATGAGAGCTTCTGTAGTCAAAATAGGTAATTCAAAAGGTATAAGAATACCTAAAGCTGTTTTGGAAGAATGCCATATTGAGGAAGAAGTAGATTTACTTATCGATAAGAATAAAATCATTATAGTTCCTCTAAAAGCCAAGCCTAGAGATGGTTGGGAAAAACAGTTTAAAGTAATGTCTGAAAGAAAAGAAGATAAATTGCTTATTCCAGATTCTATAAATTTATCCGCTAAGGATTGGGAATGGTAG
- a CDS encoding type II toxin-antitoxin system VapC family toxin yields the protein MKNVALVDSGPIIALFNSSDDYHKSVFKFIKGFKGSLFTTWPVITEVIYLLSFSIDAQSDFLEWIERGSLQILDITLDDLKYIKSRMQKYSDLPMDLADASLMCIAEREGIYNIISIDSDFSIYKTLKGKYLTNLYKN from the coding sequence ATGAAAAACGTCGCACTCGTTGATTCTGGTCCAATTATAGCATTATTCAATTCTTCAGATGATTATCATAAATCAGTTTTCAAATTTATAAAAGGTTTTAAAGGTTCCTTATTTACTACTTGGCCTGTAATAACTGAGGTCATCTATTTACTTTCATTTTCAATAGATGCTCAATCAGACTTTTTAGAATGGATAGAGCGAGGAAGTCTGCAGATTTTAGATATAACATTAGATGATCTAAAATATATCAAAAGCCGGATGCAAAAATATTCGGATTTACCGATGGACTTAGCAGATGCATCTTTAATGTGCATTGCAGAGAGAGAAGGGATCTATAATATTATCAGTATAGATTCGGATTTTTCTATCTATAAGACTTTAAAAGGCAAATATTTAACAAATTTATATAAGAATTAG
- a CDS encoding ribbon-helix-helix domain-containing protein, translating to MPPDLERKLDSFAKSKGKSRSEIVKESILEYIKNHSSSKTPFELGEDLFGKYSANNQKLAQNRKSILNKTLKGKNEKRRTR from the coding sequence ATACCGCCAGATTTAGAGAGAAAGTTGGACTCCTTTGCAAAATCTAAAGGCAAAAGTCGCTCCGAGATCGTAAAAGAATCAATTCTCGAATATATAAAGAATCATAGTTCAAGCAAAACTCCTTTTGAATTAGGTGAAGATCTATTTGGTAAATATTCAGCTAATAATCAGAAATTAGCTCAAAATAGAAAAAGCATCTTAAATAAAACATTAAAGGGCAAGAATGAAAAACGTCGCACTCGTTGA